The Acipenser ruthenus chromosome 38, fAciRut3.2 maternal haplotype, whole genome shotgun sequence genomic sequence aaaataaaacctgaaaacttcaagccctacgtgtgtgtgtgtgttcagatttACTTTTtcccacaatacttgttatatttcatttatgcaatatggacctctgttgataaggggcataacacattattttaaaataaaatacagtgcatggtgggatactgtcgtattaatttccacggtttgttgcgctgctgggaatagTAACTAAACTAgttcaatgggcagcagtgtggagtagtggttagggctctggactcttgaccggagggttgtgggttcagtccccagtgggggacactgctgttgtagccttgagcaaggtaatttacctagattgctccagtaaaaacccaactgtataaatgggtaattgtatgtaaaaataatgtgatatctgtataatgtgaaataatgtataatgtggtatcttgtaacaattgtaagtcgccctggataagggcgtctgctaagaaataaataataataataataataatggtgtgtggacgcattaagcctgactaaacataaaacggtacttcagtgtggacgctttgagctgtaagtagagcggtttcgagtacggttctcgagatcggttatgtagtgtggacagggccttagaggAATGATCGCTGGGCACCTCCCcaaaaaagccccagcagtcgcATCTTTTAAATCCCAGGAAGGAGTCATTTGTGAACTGTTCCCTTTGCAGGACCTACGATGCGTTCTCTACGTTTTATCTGGGATCGGATGGACTCATTCACTGTCACAAGGTAGACAAGGTGGGTGCTGCTGTCTCTCTAGATGTATATATAGAGTTGAAGACAGAGACAATTGAATAAAGATCATTTCTAGATTATCCATTACACCTCTGGCCAAacgctttgcatcacctagaatttagtcttcataatatatatatatatatatatatatatatatatatatatatatatatatatatatatatatatatatatatatataataaaacatattttatgtaatcaaagataaacaaaaagtctaccggaaaaacagtaatactgtatttcatgttagatttaaaaatgtaacatatttcaattttttggtcatttttttcattaagtatatggaaaactgcaacaCGCTCTGTCATTCAACATGTTaccgtcacattattcagcaggtttcattcgacattgtgaagcaaaattgattaattctatagggtgatgctaaactttcggCCATATCTATAGATCTAGGACCACCTTCATAAAACTCCATTTAGTTCATCGAGAGCCTTTATGAAGTGTTATCGCAGCACCTGCTTATTAAGAGCACAGTTTGCCTCGAGGAGAGGTAGCATCGCAGAGAATAAAAGCAGCCCAACGAAGCACTTTCACAGCGACACAAACGCCTGTGGACTGAGCGCTAGCAAGAACATTGTAATTGCAAAGCTCTCAAAGCTGGCATTGTTGTTACTTGCAATGCTCTTGGTCTCGGTCGTGCGAGATGACATCCTTCAATCGGGCAGTGATGTTGTGTTTTTTCACATTAGCATTCAAACCCGATTTGAAATCTTGTTTctctgaagttgttttttttttttttttttttctcttgaaaaGGAATATTTTAGTTCCAGGGATCCAAAATGCCACTTCAAGAAGAAAGTTTGCATATAATTAATGCTAGTGCTAATGTaagtgggatgggcttcccacggtcggtcagatgccctataacaaattgccgggcatcgacgggctgaccgtggagttcttcaaaaagttttgggacttgctggggcccgcctttgcgcaggtcctggcggaagcctacgagactggggagatgcccctttcgatgaggcaggcggtcatcacgctcctgcccaagaaaggggatctctgctgcctgaagaactggcgcccggtctcactgctatgcacggactataaaatcgtggccaaggccgcctccctgaggctcaagtccgtgctggcagacgtgatccaccccgaccagtcctacacggtcctgAACCGGACGATCTtggataacatctttctggttcgggacctcctgcactactgcaggaggaccggtcggtcggtcgcctttctgtcgctggatcaggagaaggcgttcgaccgggcggatcacgagtatctcttcggaaccctgcgagcgttcGGGTTCAGGCCGTGTTtcgtccctgaccgcgcccctcacgtttgggagaggagtgcgtcagggctgccctctgtccggacaactgtacgcgctgtgcatcgagcccttcctctgcctccttcgcaggaggctcacggggttggcgctcggcgcgccggacacgagggtggtcctgtcggcatacgccgacgacgtgctcctggtggcctccgacccggttgacctggagaggatgcggagctacCAGAGcatctactctgccgcttcctctgggacaagtgctccgggttactagtaggtccctggcgggtggactccctccctgtcgcgctccagcagttgaagtggagcgcggacagtttcaaatatctgggagtccacctgagccccgcggagacctcggtcgcagccaactgggtggagttggaggacaaagtggctgctaggctgaggtcgtggtcgggtctgctgaaactgctttccttcaggggacgggctttagtgattaaccagctggtggcgtcgatgctctggcatcgactcactgtcctgagcccgccccctgagtttctgtccagggtccagaggaagctgacggacttcttctgggccggaaaacactgggtctctgcggcggttctgagcctccctctggccgagggagggcaggtgtgcatcaagagccaggtgcacaccttccgcctccagacgctgcagagattcctgtacgcagacctggccccgcagtggtgcacgctggcgtccctcctgttgcgccagctgcacgacatgggctacgaccggcagctgttctggatcgacccccggggaatccgtctccccgagctgccggtcttttaccaggacctgctcaggacccggagcatgttttctatcggccgagacgccgttccgaccgagggcgaaggactcctgctgcacaacccccacctgggcgcgcaggcgttggagtccccctcggtgcggcgcgcgctgatctcggccaaggtgaccggagtctgggatctcctggatcgcgagcggtcagagtggctgacccccgagtcgctcgtcgccagaGCGGCTCGGGCGACCATcggtgcaaagcagcgttgcacccagactctgtcaggtatctcgagggagttctcaggaccggggagccatcttccatccccccccccccagctctccggtcctgctgatcgaacccaaggcccaAGTCCCCcttcggcctcccctcgagaacaacctgagcaggatctcgcagttctcctcgacccccctccgatcgtcgtcgaggaggaccctgtacgcgatgacgctccacaccctccacttcccagccctcgtctcccgccgagacaccgcttggcgggagaccctccgaccaccagagggagagagtccccagtgggaggccctgtactccccgctggtctccaggggagctggggacttggggtggagggtcctgcacggagcgctcgcgtcaggagagatcctgcgtcactttaccgactcggacgccgcatgccctttctgcagtcagtccgagtcggtaagccacatttattttttgtgcgccaggctgcagccattctttttaCTGCTAAAGAACCtcatgctgcagttctggctgcacttctccccaaccctcctcataTTCGGGCACCCTGtccgtggctccaccaggaaaaGAGACCTCCTCTttaatctgctcctggctcttgctagactcgccatctacaagaccaggaagcgtaagatgatcggggagggtctctttgactgtggggccatgttcagggccctcgtcCGATCCCGGGTTAAGTTGGAGCACACCCAcacggagtccgctggcgacatgaccacctttgtcgaccagtgggctctagggggcgtgctctgttccacctccccttttgttctaaatatttaatttacagttcttTTTTTCTGGTCTTTTCATTTCATTAGGCCTagtttttgttggcacccctattttaggggtgctaaattgaattttttctccggccgcctttgggcttccggtgcaccggctgccactgggcagtcggtgtagtccggcctactaggcccttaaataggactactactactactaataataataataataataataataataataataatatcacacatTTCTTATGTAATGTTCATCACTATACTGTAGCGTTTCGGGTTCTTTTTGCAACAAAAATGAGACTGCAACCATGAGTAGGTAAAGactcaagccatttatttttacaataattcaataatcacaaaataaaatcataaagtgagggaaaggggactgggagtcgaaaatgaaaataaatgatgtaGTTTTTCTCTCTATCCCCCCCGAACACAATTTCTCTCACACTCTTGTCTTTCCCAATCCTCCCCATCTTTTCCCTGCACCCCATTATCTGCACTCACTTCCCCGCTCAGCCGTCTTTCACGCCAAACCTGCACCTCGATTGCcctccacacacatccacacacaacatgcaacccctgcacgcacacaccaccatgcaacccgtgcagatacacacaacatgcaacccctgcacgcacacaccaccatgcaacccctgcagatacacacaacatgcaacccctgcatgcacacaccaccatgcaacccctgcacgcacacacaacatgcaacccctgcacgcacacaccaccatgcaacccctgcatgcacacaccaccgtgcaacccctgcaggcatacacccaccgtgcaacccctgcaggcaTACACCCACcttgcaacccctgcatgcacacagcaccatgcaacccctgcacgcacacaccaccatgcaaccccagcaGGCACAcaccaacatgcaacccctgcatgcacacaccaccatgcaacccctgcaggcatacacccaccgtgcaacccctgcaggcatacacccaccgtgcaacccctgcatgcacacagcaccatgcaacccctgcaggcacacacaacatgcaacccctgcacgcacacaccaccatgcaacccatgcacgcacacaccaccatgcaacccctgcatgcacacaccactgTGCAACCCCTGCAGGCATACACCCACCGTGCAATCCCTTGTAGGCATAcacccaccgtgcaacccctacatgcacacagcACCATGcaacacctgcacacacacaacatgcaacacctgcacgcacacaccaccatgcaacccctgcatgcacacagcaccatgcaacccctgcatgcaattaaaataaatcacgcaaATGATTGTAGCCCTCTAAAACTATATAGTCAATTAACcgccttgctaaataaataaatattaaaagtaggctgcgagagtaatggcattggcagcaaatgcagcttccgcgatggaaacagaaagaaagcgtcatagcaatcagccttttggtgcgttcccctttaagagaggcgggctgtgtgcgtgtgtcagtcagctgggTGTAGCAGTGACTTTTTTATACActccagtcgagaaagctttcttttgtgcaatgtgtttatatgatggagcgcacgcttgcagaCCATGGCAGCGTGCTGTTGtagcatttaaatgcatttgaattaaacaaagcaagcttcataaacgcaaagCTTACCggacgtttgtttaaaatagccgaagcaatattaaaccgagctgcttatcggctgttggcaatatcaagaaagagcgcaagagatagagatattaagaaagcagaaccagggaggcagggacttctagagttaagaaagaagccatcagttgcagattactgtacatttaccgtttttgtttttaaaaaataataataataaaaagctttgcgtggagatggttTATAGCAAAACGCATAgtaacactgtgtatttgtagcctaattaatctcgtttatgtttgtttacttttaaagcaaaacatgtccacatgtttaaagcagttggcgtgttgtttttgttcactatcctatttatggatgtgtaaatgctttttctatagatgatCGCAAAgccgactttttcacataccgcctataccccagtccacagggggtcggatatgcgacgttgcaCTGTTCTGAATATATAATGATTCCCCTAGCTATTTGTGgtcttatgctgccatctagtggaataATAagggtatgtattttttttaaaaacacagcttCCAGATGATACATAACCTTATtactccactagatggcagcaagtTTTACAAATGTGTGCGATTAATTGTTAGCtctattataaattattttatttaacaggtCTTGCAAGAGTCTCGTAAAGATCATGAAAGCATAATTGACAGTGCAGCTTAAGATAGCGTAGAGGACACTGCTGAATCAGAACCATTTCCTCCAGCAGGGTGTAGTGTAGGGGTAGAAAGATGTCAGATAGCAGTCCAAACACCGAAATAGAGATTGCCTTACAAAAGCGTTGGTAAGAGTACAATTTAACACGGTAGTAATACAGAAAAGGGACTTTCATAAAAAACAAGATACCATCATATTTCACAATCAGGGCGCTTACTGAGTTACAGACATAAGTATTGGCACTCCCTGTCTGAACTCTAATAATGTACCTGCAATCTTTACTATTACTTGCTAGGATGCACGAGTGTTCAATAAACTTCAAAACATATGACTGTTAAATAAGTATAGTTTAATTAACAGTatgtattaaactaaataaattagtgAATAACATTGTTTCAATTGAAGGATGCCAATACTTTCTTCTGCGACTGGAGATAGATAGAAAGTCTAGTAATCTCTCTGTATACAAGGATACAAAAGGTAAGGCTACACGTCAAACTGACGTGGTTTGGATCGTATTGATTAGGATTTTCGGCGTTAAATAATGTTTCTTCTAAAGTCTCTTTAAAAATGTCATCCTCCTCACTCTCCGAGGTTTCAACATCCTTTTGTTTGCAAACACTTGCTAGCTCCCTGCGTAGCCATGCTGATTCTGTTcagctgggtccacacctgagtcGCTTATGTGGACGTCCCTGCAACTTGAACCAGCTGCTGTAGACATagcgatcacgtggcaattcgagaactctgattggttcttataatgctgactgAACGGCTTGCTTACCTGTCATGAAGCtccaattttaaaaatgcacatgtcATATAGCAACGGAAGGAGTTCCATAGCAACCACTGAAGCATGTTTCCTGTTTACCAAAACGCTgatttaaaacttaaaattaGACTGCTTTCCAGCAACTTTTGAGTAAAACGGAACATTGGAGTTTGTTTTGGGATATGTAAAATAGTACAATAGCcatgtcctccacctgggattgaacccacgaccctccggtcaagagtccagcgccctaaccactactccacactgctagttTAAAACAGTGAGTCAGGGATACctttaaaacagtaacttaatgtcaAGCATATTTGCAGGGAAATAGCTATAATTACACAATACAAATGCAACTGTTATctgtagtattttaaaataattttatgcaaatgtatatcccatttataactttaattACTGTCCCCTGAAAGGAGCTAACATCTAACATGCCAGCTTTAATATACATGCAATTTCCACAGACGTGCCAATTAATTAATAGTCAAAACCAACAATAATGACTAATAATTGTGAAAAtcgaaaataaatacatacacaactACTGAAATAGTGAAACTAACTACTACTAATTAAGAAATTAAGTGAACAATAGACACAAATAAATTCGGACACAAGTACCAAAAACCTGACACTTCTGCAATTATAATTGTCTAATTAACAAGGTTTAGGAATACACTTGTGCATGATGGAATCTCAAACAGGCTTCACATTTACTGCATGCAAAATGATCTTCACCATAGATTTAAATCTGCAAACCATTTGCAGGTTGTTGCTTTGGCACCAGAGTCTAAATATCTGCAGTTTTATGATTCCAGGTCAAGGAGTGCGGCTCAGTGGTGGCAGCGATCTCTGCTCTGGGAGAGTTGAAGTACTGCGTGGGAGCGCCTGGAACACGGTCTGTGATGCTGGCTTTGACCGGCAGGATGCAGAGGTTGTCTGTCGgcagctgcagtgtggaattcCTCAAGAGGTGCTGGGAGCTGCTCGTTTCGGTAAGGGGCAGGGTCCGGTCTGGTCAGAGGAGATCCAGTGCAGTGGAAATGAGCCCGGGCTCCATGTCTGCCCCACCTCATCCAGGGAGCAGCCAAGCTGCACACATGCAAACGATGTGGGCCTTGTCTGTGTTGGTGAGTACAAGGAGGGTGAATATAGATGAACAGCCTGTTAACAATGCAAACAAATAGCACTACCCTCACTTCTATGTTCAACTTGACACCCACATACTCTTTCACAGTTATGAAAACCCATTATCATGTAAAGGGCATCTCTACAGTGAATAAAGCTAAAAATATATCAGTCCAGAAGACAAACATTTCACCTAAGGAAATCAAAAACACATCTGTATAAATTGTTTGTATACTGAGCTaattctgtatttttattcagttgaGAAACCAGTATTGTAAAttactgatttttaaataaaaatacactgaaCATGTGACTCAAGGATCAGATTAGTAAAACAGATTTCCAATGATCAGGAATCAAGAACTAATGTATTACCTGATAGTGCTTTACAACTAGCAACAGGTATGTATGCACTGGAAAGGTAATAGGGAGCGACTCCACTAACTTCACTGTCTATATGCTTGCTCCGCAGGGTACAGGCTGGTGAATGGCTCTGATTCCTGTTCTGGCCGAGTGGAGCTGCATCATGAAGGAGTCTGGGGGACGGTCTGCGATCTCTATTGGGATCTGCAAGATGCCACAGTTCTCTGTCAGGAGCTGAATTGTGGTTATGCTGTAGCTGGACAGGCCCATTTTGGAGAAGGCAGCGACACAATATGGGCTGACAAATTCAGCTGTGAAGGCACGGAGGCACACTTATCAAATTGCCCCATCTCTACATGGAGACACAAGCCGTGCACTCATGTGAACGATGTGGGAATTGTTTGTTCTGGTGAGTAGCGTCCTTTTGCTTAATATACaggacagttttgtttttgttttttttttacaataagttcatttaacatatttaaaagttgGTGGATTTTAGTTAAAAAAAGGAGAGAAGCTTAAAAACTTAAATTACAAATCACTGCCAGTCCTTCATTTGAAATCGAAACATTATAGAATAATGAGACAGTTGGTTGAATATAAAATTGTCATGACCTACCTATTAAACCCATTGTTATTTATCTGTGATTAGTTGTCTTACCTTTCTTTCATCCATTTGATATGAAATCTGTTTTCTTACATGCACTTCCTTAAAACTTTGCTACAACCTCTTCTAAGTGTAAAATAAAACCTCAGTTTCAGTGAATGCTGAGAATCTCTAGAAAGCAGAGAGAGCATCATtgagttttttttcaaatgaatgaTTTGAAATGCCATATAATGTTGAACAATAGGTTCAacattatattaaacatgtatgTTTTTAATGGACATTTTTACCCATAACCTAGTGTGGTGTGCTTTGAATTATTTTTTGGCATTTAATATAGCAAACCATATGCCATTTCACCTCAGTTCTGATGTGGTTCATTAACCCTGCCCACTAGATTATTATCTTCCTCTCCTTTGCTCCCAGCACAGGCAGGTCGAGTCCGGTTGGCAGCCGGACCGAGTCGCTGTGAAGGCCGGGTGGAAGTTTACTACAACAGGACCTGGGGGAGAGTTCTCCACGACTCCTGGGGCACCACAGAGGCTTCCGTGGTGTGCAGAGAGCTGGACTGTGGCTCTGCAATGGAAGTCTCTAACTCCTCTCGATACGGGACAGGGGACAGTGATGTGTGTCTGACAGGCATTCGCTGCACCGGGGACGAGTCCCATCTGATAAACTGCAGCCTTCCACAGCAAGTCAGCTGCAGTACCAGTAACGGTGCGGCTGTGCTGTGCTCCAGTGAGTGCATTTCAAAAACATGATCTCATAAATAAAATATCCCCATATGTATTGGGGTGTCCATGCTGTAATACAAAGACACTTCTCATGTATGTTTCAGCTTTTATATTAAGCCCTTTTATAGCTAGACTACTTAAAACCTCTCACAAGAACTTCTTTGGAAACAAGACTGAATGCTGAAAGGGGTTGATCTTAATGCTTCTGATTCATTATTGATCACTGATTCTGTCCCTCTACATCACGTGGTATTCAGTCAGTATGATGACACACTATTATTGAATTGATTATAGGTCACTGACTCTGATTCTTTCCCCCTAGATCACACGGCCCTCAGGCTGGTTGGGGGAGGAGGTGCCTGCGCTGGGAGGGTGGAGGTTTATCACAACGGCTCCTGGGGGACGGTCTGCGATGACTCCTGGGACCTGGCAGATGCTGAGGTGGTGTGTAAGCAGCTCCAGTGTGGGACGGCACTCAACGCCTCAGTGTCAGCCTCCTTCGGCCAGGGAACCGGACCCATCTGGCTGGACGAGCTGCGCTGTCAGGGGAACGAATCGACTCTGTGGGAGTGTGCCTCAGGAGGGTGGGGGCAACACAACTGCAGACACAAGGAGGACGCGGGAGTCGTGTGTTCAGGTACAGGACTGCAATAACTCACTATACCTAACCATTGGAAACTGAGCCATTAGCCATTAATATGTTAATAGTGGAAACCAAGGCAATATCAATTACTACATACAACTTATTTAAACTGAGAGGAGGAGCTCAGTAAGCAGGGCAGATTACTGGTGATCCTGTAATACATGAAGATTTCAAACCATTTATACCACCTCTCCAATTTCTAGCTGATTGTATTAAAACGTTTTATATAAAAAGCTTTTTAATATTGTCTCGCAGCAGTATTGTAATCAGGATAGTTCTGAGTGTCATTCATTGCAGTGCAGTTTACTTTCAcggtagtatgtttttttttgacaGAGTTCAAGGATCTTAGACTGGCTGAAGGCTGCTCTGGACCAATAGAGGTTCTCTACAATGGCACCTGGCGTAGTGTCTGCAGCAACAGGATGACACAGATTACAGCTTCAGTGATATGTCAGCAGCTGAACTGTGAAGAAAGTGCTGCCATTAGAGATGCACAATCCAGGCTGAGTTCTGATTACAAATGGCTTGATGAAGTGAACTGCCGAAGACACGACTCTACACTGTGGCAGTGTCCATCCTTACCCTGGGGTCAGACAAATTGCTTTAACTATGAGGTGGCTGCGATTGAGTGCACAGGTAAAGATCTCCCTCTGTTGTTCCTCTGCTGGGCACCTGATGGCTCAGCAGTTAAAGACCACAGGTTTGAATCCTCCTCCTGCGATAACAAGGACACGCTGCCCCTAGCAAGTTACACAACATGGTAGCTGTGTTACTGGAGGTACTGTCCTTTCTAAGCAGGGATGTGTTAAAGTACAGAAAAGCAGGGCCTCTTTAGAATAGAGAGGAGATGAAACTTAAGAGATCCCAATAGAAATATGCCCAGGCCTTATGGACACCCCTACAGCAATATCTTCAGAATACTTTGCATTCATCATTTCTTGTTTCAGCtcaaaacaaacaagacacaaAGCAGCAGCATGCTTGAGCAGAGTGTGAATgcaatgtacttttttttcccAAACACTGAATTcacttaattgtttgtttttaacagtgaAAGAGAAGCCGCCTGTCACCAGCATACCCAAGTCATGCTCTGAAGACCTCACTCAAGAGCACTGcacaggttattttttatttaacagcgtCTAAAAATAATGCATACAATTGCAAAAGCATGACCTTACAGTGACATGTATTGACATTTTAGACAACATTGTCAACGTTTGGTCTTTAAATTTCTGTTGTAAACTAATTTTAATGAGCGGTTCTTAAGTTTCCAATACTAAAGAGTCTTTTTTAATTAACACTGAATTGTGATTGCCTCTGATCTCTGAGACTGGTTACCTAGATTTTTTTCCAGAAAGGGAAATAAAGCCTCTCACTACTACTCACACAGCAGCCTCTGGGCTGAACTGATTCAGTAAGCCCTGCTGTTTTATTCCAGAGCCAGCAGAGCTGAGGCTAGCTGGAAGCTCAAGTCCCTGCTCCGGACGGGTGGAGGTGCGGTTCGAGGGGTCCTGGGGGACAGTCTGCGATGACTCCTGGGACCTGAAGGACGCCCAGGATGTCTGCAGACAACTAGGCTGTGGGGCAGCAGAGAGCACAGGGGGGGGTGAGGCTACGTTTGGACAAGGGAACGGCACCATATGGCTGGACGAGGTGAACTGCAGGGGCAGCGAGATGCACCTGTGGGACTGCCGGCACTCTCCACTGGGACACAATGACTGCGACCACAAAGAGGATGCATGGGTTACCTGTGCAGGTGAGAGAGGGGGTTATCTGAGCAGGGGAGATGGAGAATTAACTGTACTGGGGAGATGCTCTGTTGTGTTTGGCAGGTAGTACTTGCTTACATTGcaaatttcattttgttttacaggTGTTCCAACTACTATCAGCTCTCCATTGAAAACAGGTAAAAGCAGCACCTTTTAAACTTCACATACACTACTCTCTTATACacataaacacaaaagcacagcTCTAGGGGGAAATGTTTCTTATTGTGTAGCTTTCTGAATTTGGGAGTCGTG encodes the following:
- the LOC117964794 gene encoding antigen WC1.1-like, with the protein product MMESQTGFTFTACKMIFTIDLNLQTICRLLLWHQSLNICSFMIPGQGVRLSGGSDLCSGRVEVLRGSAWNTVCDAGFDRQDAEVVCRQLQCGIPQEVLGAARFGKGQGPVWSEEIQCSGNEPGLHVCPTSSREQPSCTHANDVGLVCVGYRLVNGSDSCSGRVELHHEGVWGTVCDLYWDLQDATVLCQELNCGYAVAGQAHFGEGSDTIWADKFSCEGTEAHLSNCPISTWRHKPCTHVNDVGIVCSAQAGRVRLAAGPSRCEGRVEVYYNRTWGRVLHDSWGTTEASVVCRELDCGSAMEVSNSSRYGTGDSDVCLTGIRCTGDESHLINCSLPQQVSCSTSNGAAVLCSNHTALRLVGGGGACAGRVEVYHNGSWGTVCDDSWDLADAEVVCKQLQCGTALNASVSASFGQGTGPIWLDELRCQGNESTLWECASGGWGQHNCRHKEDAGVVCSEFKDLRLAEGCSGPIEVLYNGTWRSVCSNRMTQITASVICQQLNCEESAAIRDAQSRLSSDYKWLDEVNCRRHDSTLWQCPSLPWGQTNCFNYEVAAIECTVKEKPPVTSIPKSCSEDLTQEHCTEPAELRLAGSSSPCSGRVEVRFEGSWGTVCDDSWDLKDAQDVCRQLGCGAAESTGGGEATFGQGNGTIWLDEVNCRGSEMHLWDCRHSPLGHNDCDHKEDAWVTCAEASPSRLQPQRDMTIPLIACIVLGALLFVVLVLLAGQLQHNRMLRRGIAEEELDPSHEAVYEEIEYKLARQGTYDAPRRGSFLSDELPSDYDDVEDSEGNPIPGESMPSLEGETPGYYDDAVPMNSNPEDLSGKSQDCATSPAMPVEQ